AGGCGGTGCAGCACGTAATCCATGAGGATGGTGGAGTCGGGCATGATCACCCGTTCCACCGAGGAATGGCTGATGTCACGCTCGTGCCACAGGGCCATGTTTTCCATGGCGGCCAGCGAGTTGGTGCGGATCAGGCGCGAAAGGCCGGTCATGTTCTCCGCCGAGATGGGGTTCTTCTTGTGCGGCATGGCCGACGAACCCTTCTGTCCCTTGGCGAAGCCTTCTTCGGCCTCCAGCACTTCGGTGCGTTGCAGGTGGCGCAGTTCCACGCACAGCCGTTCCACGCCGCCGGCGGCCAGCGCCAGCGAGGTGAAGAAATGGGCGTGCCGGTCGCGCTGGATGACCTGGGTGGAAATGGGGTCCACGGCCAGGCCCAGGATTTCGCAGGCGATGGCCTCAACGCGGGGATCGAGCATGGCGTAGGTGCCCACGGCGCCGGAAATCTTGCCCACGCGCACGCTTTCAAGCCCATCGCGGAAGCGGGCCACGTGGCGCTGGAATTCGGCGTGGAAGCCCGCCATCTTCAGGCCGAAGCTGGTGGGTTCGGCGTGGATGCCGTGGGTGCGGCCCATGCACAGGCGGCCCTTGTTGGCGAAGGCCAGCGTTTCCAGGGTGGACAGCAGCCGTTCGAAGCCCTTCAGGATCAGTTCGCCAGCCTGGGCCAGCAGCAGGCCGTTGGCCGTGTCCACGATGTCCGACGAGGTGCAGCCCAGATGAATGAGCCGGGCCGGGGGCCCCACCTTTTCTTCCACGGCGGTGAGAAAGGCGATGACGTCGTGGCGGGTTTCCTGTTCGATTTCCAGGATGCGGTCCACGTCGAAGTCGGCCTTTTCGCGGATGATGCGCATGTCGTCCGCACCGATGACACCCAGGCGGTGCCATGCCTCGCACACGGCCAGTTCCACGTCGAGCCAGGCGCGGAAGCGGTTTTCGAGGGTCCAGATGCGGGCCATCTCTGGGCGGGAGTAACGGTCGATCATCGTGGCTTCCTTGCTGATGCAGTGCTGGTGCTGTTGCGTGGGTCGCCGGGGCGGCATGGCTGGCCGACGGGGCCGGTGCGCCTTGATTTCCTGGCCGGTACGACGCGTGCCGATGCGCACGGCCATGCGCGGGTAATCTGCGGAGCATCCGTGGATATGGCGCGGGGCATCCACGGGGCTGGCGCGGATCTGGCGCGGAACTGGCGCGAAGCCGGGACCGCTCGTGAAAAGGGGCAGCCTTGCTGGCTGCCCCGGGATGCTACGAGCCTGTGGCCGACGCGGCGGCGCAGCCGCCCGACGGGGCGGCCGAGGCACACTTGGCCGGGCTTTCGCCCGAAGTGGCGGTGCCGGAGGACGCGGCAGGGGCGGTGGAGGCACCGGAATCGCCGGAGCCGCCGGAGCCGCCGGAGCCGTTGGACCCTGCGTCGCCGTTGCCGGAGGCTTCCGCGCCCGCACCCGCGCCCGCGTGCGCATCGGTGGTCGAGCGGTTGCCGTAGTCGGTGACGTACCAGCCGCCGCCCTTGAGCACGAAGCTGGTGTTGGACACGATGCGATCGGCGTGGCCACCGCACACCGGACAGGAGCGGGGGGCTTCGTCGAAGGTCTTCAGCCATTCCTCGAAGATCTGCTCGCAGTCGCTGCAACGATATTCGTAGATGGGCATGCTACCCTCCTTGCAGAACCTACGCGTGATGCACGAGCCTAAACAGCGTCGTACGCGTTGTCAAACGGGAAGGCCATGCGATGGAGCACGGAACGACATGCACGGCGGTGTGGTGCCGTGCGACGGGTGGGGCGTGGTCACCGCCATGCCCGCTGCCGGGTGCTGCATGCATGGCGAGGTATATGTTCCGGATGGTGCATGGATCGTCCTGCGCACCCCATGCATGCCGCATGCAGTGCGGCGTGTGGGGCGGATGCGTGGGGGCGACCCGCACCGCAGGAAGCACACGCGCCTCGGGCGACGTGCCACCGGGGGCACGTTGCGCGAAGCGCGGGGCGTTCTTGCGGCGGAACGAAAAACCTGGATGCCTTAGGACTTGGCGGCGGCCTTCGCTTCGCGCACGCGCTGCTTCAGACGCTTTTCGCGGCGCTGACGGCGACGATCCAGTTCTTTCTTGCGTTCGATCTTCTTGTGGGCCATGGGGGACTCCTCCGTGAAATCGCGTGAGATAAGAGGGACCACCTATCGCGAACCACGGGTTTTGTCCAGTGGTGCGTGCCAGGTGAGCCAAGTGAACCGGATGAACGGGATGGGCCAGCGCGCGGGCCGGGGTCAGCGGTCGAAG
This DNA window, taken from Nitratidesulfovibrio sp., encodes the following:
- a CDS encoding zinc ribbon domain-containing protein, with amino-acid sequence MPIYEYRCSDCEQIFEEWLKTFDEAPRSCPVCGGHADRIVSNTSFVLKGGGWYVTDYGNRSTTDAHAGAGAGAEASGNGDAGSNGSGGSGGSGDSGASTAPAASSGTATSGESPAKCASAAPSGGCAAASATGS
- the purB gene encoding adenylosuccinate lyase; its protein translation is MIDRYSRPEMARIWTLENRFRAWLDVELAVCEAWHRLGVIGADDMRIIREKADFDVDRILEIEQETRHDVIAFLTAVEEKVGPPARLIHLGCTSSDIVDTANGLLLAQAGELILKGFERLLSTLETLAFANKGRLCMGRTHGIHAEPTSFGLKMAGFHAEFQRHVARFRDGLESVRVGKISGAVGTYAMLDPRVEAIACEILGLAVDPISTQVIQRDRHAHFFTSLALAAGGVERLCVELRHLQRTEVLEAEEGFAKGQKGSSAMPHKKNPISAENMTGLSRLIRTNSLAAMENMALWHERDISHSSVERVIMPDSTILMDYVLHRLSGLLSNLRVIPENMDRNLAGSYGLYYSQRVLLALVESGMARQEAYVMVQRCAMQSWETRKPFPDMVRADADITARLAPSVLDELFDPGYYLRHENMIFQRVFGRS